One Candidatus Obscuribacterales bacterium genomic window carries:
- a CDS encoding 2'-5' RNA ligase family protein has translation MGQTNNESYLPKVGVGILYPTNFYNQARKLQLQIAQSTSNCDGLTQSPHVTIKRPFRVDNMVGALDAIREVLSNQKAITLSANGLGSFPTGAVFLKINPTDELNMLHHKLLSILKPFGVEPDQFEGANMLFHTSLALNLKGEQLSQTLDLLHGMEELLRFELSSPDFGLFYELSHNRGWSIGEKISSHT, from the coding sequence ATGGGACAGACAAATAACGAAAGCTACCTTCCGAAAGTTGGTGTTGGAATTCTATACCCCACTAATTTTTACAATCAGGCTAGAAAACTGCAGTTGCAAATTGCACAATCCACATCCAATTGTGACGGATTGACTCAAAGTCCTCACGTCACCATCAAACGTCCCTTTCGTGTGGATAACATGGTCGGTGCTTTAGATGCAATCAGAGAAGTTCTAAGTAATCAAAAAGCAATAACATTGTCTGCCAATGGCTTAGGAAGCTTTCCCACTGGAGCAGTCTTTCTCAAGATCAACCCCACTGATGAACTAAACATGCTGCATCACAAGCTTCTATCAATCCTGAAACCGTTCGGAGTAGAGCCCGACCAGTTTGAGGGAGCGAATATGCTGTTCCACACATCGCTAGCCCTCAATCTAAAAGGAGAACAATTATCACAGACCTTGGACCTCCTGCACGGAATGGAAGAGTTGCTTCGATTTGAACTTTCCTCTCCGGATTTTGGTCTATTCTATGAACTGTCCCACAATCGGGGTTGGTCGATTGGAGAAAAAATCTCCTCACATACCTAG
- a CDS encoding acyl-CoA thioesterase, whose protein sequence is MASKRIPIHRKRMRSENANDSSNRVFGGHILAEIDEAAVFAAEQLSPSQQFVTVAFDRVIFKKKVLVRDILLFYTTITHIGNSSVKVHVEVQTKRDGATIVVTTADVTMVAIDENEESTRVVTNQRKRINKQHLDEHCAPVPKCPPTQS, encoded by the coding sequence ATGGCTTCCAAAAGAATACCCATTCATAGAAAACGGATGAGATCAGAAAACGCCAACGACTCGAGCAATCGAGTCTTTGGCGGACACATTCTGGCTGAGATTGACGAAGCCGCAGTATTCGCTGCCGAACAGCTATCGCCGTCTCAGCAGTTTGTGACGGTCGCATTCGATCGCGTCATCTTCAAAAAGAAAGTGCTTGTCAGAGACATCTTGCTTTTCTACACGACAATAACCCACATCGGCAATTCGTCGGTAAAGGTGCATGTCGAAGTACAGACGAAGCGCGACGGCGCAACTATCGTCGTAACAACCGCCGATGTCACAATGGTTGCAATCGACGAGAATGAAGAATCCACACGGGTGGTGACTAATCAACGCAAGCGCATCAACAAGCAACACCTAGACGAGCACTGCGCACCCGTCCCCAAGTGTCCGCCGACTCAGTCCTGA
- a CDS encoding HAD family hydrolase — protein sequence MDTSNDAPFAYGKQARGGQQHKAIGLDMWWTLAKIVRESEFWNKADVRGVVEPLLLLKAELGLSIPALASKQEQIDAWLIYFWCTAYVKGDEKAFLEKLAQSLQFLEVECKVTPAAIKKLKQITTQERKDFHVFPDVPGALEALKEQGYTLALMPNQSQFNSEKYLGSVMGQDIDKVYWSYELGLAKPEPAYFKAVLKDLGIKPEEFLFVDDQPLNLLAARALGIDVVRIEREGRVLKPELLAMVADIPVIKTLSELVEGLKPRRR from the coding sequence ATGGATACATCAAACGACGCCCCGTTTGCTTATGGAAAGCAAGCTAGGGGTGGACAACAACACAAGGCCATCGGCCTTGATATGTGGTGGACGCTTGCAAAAATTGTTCGCGAAAGTGAGTTTTGGAATAAAGCAGACGTAAGGGGCGTAGTAGAACCCTTGCTGTTGCTCAAAGCTGAACTAGGGCTTTCAATTCCGGCGCTGGCGTCGAAACAAGAACAAATTGATGCGTGGCTCATCTACTTCTGGTGTACGGCCTACGTCAAAGGCGATGAAAAAGCTTTTCTCGAGAAACTCGCGCAAAGTCTTCAATTCCTCGAAGTTGAATGTAAGGTGACACCCGCCGCGATAAAGAAGCTGAAACAGATCACGACTCAGGAAAGAAAAGATTTCCACGTTTTCCCCGATGTGCCGGGTGCGCTCGAAGCGCTCAAGGAGCAGGGTTATACGTTGGCTCTTATGCCTAACCAATCGCAATTCAACAGCGAGAAGTACCTGGGTAGTGTGATGGGTCAGGACATAGACAAAGTCTATTGGTCGTATGAGCTGGGTTTGGCAAAACCAGAGCCGGCCTACTTCAAAGCAGTGCTGAAAGATCTCGGCATTAAACCAGAGGAATTCCTCTTCGTTGACGATCAGCCGTTGAACCTACTTGCCGCTCGCGCTCTGGGCATCGACGTAGTGCGCATTGAACGCGAAGGCAGAGTTCTCAAACCCGAGCTGTTGGCAATGGTGGCGGATATTCCTGTGATCAAGACTTTGTCTGAACTGGTTGAAGGACTCAAACCCCGGCGTCGCTGA
- the metG gene encoding methionine--tRNA ligase → MNKNIFIGAAWPYGNGSLHLGHIAALVGSDVLARYHRAKGDRVLFVSGTDCHGTPITVRAEKEGVDPAEIASRYHEEFRKTLIDQLNFSFDIYSATSSDLHKRVVQKFFLELVERKLLVPSLQSLPYCAKCVRFVPDRLLLGTCPGCRSKLAKGDQCDDCTATFTSEELVNPYCKVCGSKPEWKTSEHYFLRLSALQSEVAEWIAASSAQWRPNAIATALKFAKEGFEDRAVTRDLQWGVEVPVPGFEKKRIYVWFEAVLGYISASMQYGQSIGQPELWKEFWCNDSSQHSYFHGKDNVFFHTVIWPAILIGLGNLHLPDRILSTEYLLSGEAKFSKSSTNGIDGATALQLFPADVLRYFLLAYGPEQSDTEFSLKRVAEILDVDLIGKFGNLVNRVASLARRHFADGLPYPVSLSDAQSALINEAESSFNDVGRHVEAGNFKKSIRVFLELVQSTNRFLTVQQPWKTVTSDRAQAGNDLAVAIQVVRALTIIAEPFIPTSAAYLGPLVGLEKLDWEYPAPIDQLVVGEIKPLFSKVSL, encoded by the coding sequence ATGAACAAGAACATATTTATTGGTGCGGCGTGGCCATATGGCAACGGTTCGCTCCACTTAGGGCATATAGCTGCCTTGGTTGGATCTGATGTCCTGGCTCGTTATCACCGAGCTAAAGGAGACCGTGTGTTATTTGTGTCTGGTACTGATTGCCACGGTACACCAATTACGGTTAGAGCTGAGAAGGAAGGAGTTGACCCGGCAGAAATTGCCAGTCGGTATCACGAGGAGTTTCGCAAGACTCTTATTGACCAACTGAATTTCAGCTTCGATATTTACTCCGCAACGAGCTCGGACTTGCATAAACGCGTAGTCCAGAAGTTCTTTCTGGAGTTGGTTGAAAGAAAGCTGTTGGTGCCTAGTCTACAAAGTCTGCCTTATTGCGCTAAGTGTGTTCGCTTTGTGCCGGACAGACTGCTCTTGGGAACTTGTCCTGGCTGCCGGAGTAAATTAGCGAAAGGCGATCAATGTGATGATTGCACCGCTACGTTTACGTCTGAGGAGTTGGTAAATCCATACTGCAAGGTGTGTGGAAGCAAGCCAGAATGGAAAACTTCCGAGCACTACTTCCTGCGTTTGTCTGCTTTGCAAAGTGAAGTGGCTGAGTGGATTGCTGCTAGTTCGGCACAATGGAGGCCGAATGCGATAGCTACCGCTCTTAAATTCGCAAAAGAAGGATTTGAAGATCGGGCGGTGACACGTGACTTGCAGTGGGGTGTGGAAGTCCCAGTCCCCGGCTTTGAGAAAAAACGGATATATGTCTGGTTTGAAGCTGTACTGGGATATATCTCTGCGTCCATGCAGTATGGACAGAGCATCGGGCAGCCGGAATTGTGGAAAGAATTTTGGTGTAATGATTCTTCCCAGCATTCATATTTCCATGGAAAGGACAATGTGTTCTTTCACACGGTAATATGGCCGGCGATCTTAATTGGTTTGGGAAACTTGCATCTCCCGGACCGAATTCTCTCTACGGAATATCTGCTTTCCGGCGAGGCGAAGTTTTCCAAAAGCTCTACTAATGGAATCGATGGCGCAACCGCGTTGCAACTGTTTCCTGCCGATGTCTTGAGGTATTTTCTTTTGGCCTACGGACCGGAACAGTCGGACACGGAGTTTTCCCTAAAACGAGTAGCTGAGATTCTGGATGTTGATCTAATTGGAAAATTTGGCAACCTGGTAAATCGAGTGGCAAGTTTGGCCAGGAGACATTTTGCTGACGGATTGCCATACCCGGTATCTCTTAGTGATGCGCAATCGGCCCTGATTAATGAAGCGGAGAGTTCTTTTAATGATGTTGGGCGGCATGTCGAAGCCGGCAACTTCAAGAAGTCCATCCGTGTTTTTCTGGAACTGGTTCAATCGACCAACAGATTTCTGACGGTACAACAACCGTGGAAGACTGTCACTAGCGATAGAGCACAAGCGGGCAACGACCTCGCTGTGGCTATACAGGTTGTGAGAGCCCTAACAATCATTGCTGAACCGTTTATTCCAACTTCTGCAGCTTACTTAGGTCCACTTGTGGGACTCGAGAAGCTTGATTGGGAGTATCCAGCTCCGATTGATCAATTGGTAGTTGGTGAAATAAAGCCGCTGTTCAGCAAGGTGAGTTTGTAA
- a CDS encoding patatin-like phospholipase family protein, whose product MKKKNSKGAKFTKRQPPKEAIEVVYGGGGIKGFGHIGLIAALEEHNVDTGVHTGVSIGSVIATLVANGYKAREIETIFLKEFGNIDPDLLGKTLRWRGLKRFLKAGGLIDFSELLKDICQRYDLKPQPNLRIIAFNVRTCEAVVFEGTDYCLHEALTASCSIPGIMRPVWYGRNCHTTDEDMSHKPVDVLVDGGLHHPNPGNFSEHPAIISALGFASKLPSRLLSPADFLFHMIELFGAALFQWCFADLEPDHIVIKVGAPNVGIVTAGLTLKECRKLIDHGYKVANKEIKRAIQQKLIPIKKSKEC is encoded by the coding sequence ATGAAAAAGAAAAATTCCAAAGGAGCAAAATTCACAAAGCGACAGCCCCCAAAAGAAGCGATTGAAGTCGTTTACGGCGGAGGCGGTATCAAAGGCTTTGGACACATTGGTCTAATAGCGGCACTTGAGGAACACAATGTTGACACCGGCGTACATACTGGTGTTTCCATTGGTTCGGTGATCGCAACATTGGTCGCTAATGGCTACAAAGCCAGAGAAATCGAGACCATATTCCTCAAAGAATTTGGCAATATCGATCCGGATTTGCTTGGAAAAACTCTGCGCTGGCGCGGACTCAAACGCTTCTTAAAAGCTGGCGGCTTAATTGACTTCAGCGAACTGCTGAAAGACATCTGCCAACGCTACGACTTGAAGCCACAACCCAACTTGCGCATCATCGCTTTCAACGTTCGCACCTGCGAGGCCGTTGTTTTCGAAGGCACCGACTACTGCTTGCATGAAGCTCTTACAGCATCATGCTCGATTCCCGGTATCATGCGCCCGGTTTGGTATGGTCGCAACTGCCACACCACCGACGAAGATATGAGCCACAAACCAGTCGATGTACTGGTGGACGGTGGACTTCACCACCCAAATCCAGGCAACTTCTCGGAGCATCCGGCAATCATCAGCGCGCTCGGCTTTGCCAGCAAGCTGCCCAGTCGTTTGCTATCGCCTGCCGATTTCCTATTTCACATGATTGAGCTTTTCGGTGCGGCATTGTTTCAGTGGTGCTTCGCTGATCTCGAACCTGATCACATCGTAATCAAAGTCGGTGCGCCCAACGTCGGTATCGTTACTGCCGGTCTCACTCTAAAAGAGTGCCGCAAGCTTATCGACCACGGCTACAAAGTCGCCAACAAAGAGATCAAGAGAGCGATTCAACAAAAGCTAATCCCCATCAAAAAATCAAAGGAGTGCTAG
- a CDS encoding nucleotidyltransferase domain-containing protein, translating into MDTEKFILGPNNKAEALKNLQRAVEIGMNFKLQESVASKSISADDVSRIITTLDRDPASMDDLFREFEELVLPFCTNFASPRFMGFPDAANSVASISGAVIADFLQQNLINQSFCGPSATFVEIAVLQWLREAVGYDTYPIGNIWDVGGVVTSGGTLSNALAMMLAREAHGEDVMNKGVSPGSRFRIVIPEGIGHYSVRAAQRWLGCGNQLLQVKTNGYKYDLKSLEQTLKAHKGQIMAVVAYAGDSRTMTVEDFESVHDLVRDIDPGIWLHADACHGFSLGFSPVLKERIRGIEKFDSVTTDPHKVLLTPYVVSTLLVREPQKMQLITTTSDLIMSEDFAFGQITPFLGSRSWNSLKLWFMMKNFGKSGLAELIERRCALAKYLHGKLKEDKDFITLNEPEINAVAFIYDGNGALGTVAEMNAISRAVHKRILQEGKYHLHQFSIPDDGVICPGAVIYPLRFMCGNPLTTESEIDAMVEYVRLLCRQESEKQSRQVVSALSAGLGNSFAPLQEGTLSASEYNPLIASLLRQIDAAIGDKTPYFVCVYGSMAYGAQRRSSDIDVFVAVPKVTKALTNLIGKTVRAFHNGNGLTIDNEVPFRNKLCVSLDDLRAAVNLSGLQLGAHGSIEIPPVKKSKEFLGSIQIRHRLLFNALTTPHVTGGTLAAEGFVFAAQQNLSLLSYDLCASRSLLPTFENRMSALLAGTDGATGEDYLGYKNYPKVIENIASILRAQELPIDSAAELLSSLKMRSLGM; encoded by the coding sequence ATGGATACTGAGAAATTTATACTGGGACCAAATAATAAAGCGGAGGCTTTGAAAAATCTTCAACGCGCTGTCGAAATTGGCATGAATTTCAAGTTGCAGGAATCTGTAGCGTCAAAGTCAATTTCAGCAGATGACGTGTCTCGCATCATAACCACGCTTGATAGAGATCCGGCATCAATGGATGATTTGTTCAGGGAATTCGAGGAATTGGTTTTGCCATTTTGCACGAATTTTGCCAGCCCCCGATTCATGGGTTTCCCTGATGCCGCAAATTCAGTGGCATCAATTTCCGGAGCTGTCATTGCGGACTTTTTGCAGCAGAATTTGATAAACCAAAGTTTCTGTGGGCCGTCAGCAACATTTGTTGAAATCGCTGTGCTGCAGTGGCTTAGAGAAGCCGTTGGGTACGATACTTATCCTATAGGCAACATTTGGGATGTCGGAGGGGTAGTCACATCTGGTGGCACTCTCAGTAATGCTTTGGCTATGATGCTTGCACGAGAGGCGCATGGTGAAGACGTCATGAATAAGGGCGTCTCACCCGGATCGCGGTTTCGTATTGTTATTCCTGAAGGCATTGGACATTATTCTGTTCGTGCAGCACAACGTTGGCTTGGCTGTGGCAATCAGTTGCTTCAGGTAAAAACGAACGGTTACAAATACGACCTGAAGTCTCTCGAGCAGACTTTGAAAGCGCATAAGGGGCAAATCATGGCTGTTGTTGCCTATGCTGGTGACAGCAGAACGATGACAGTGGAGGATTTTGAATCCGTGCATGATTTAGTTCGTGATATCGACCCTGGCATTTGGCTGCATGCTGATGCTTGTCACGGATTCTCTCTCGGATTTAGTCCTGTTCTGAAAGAGCGAATTCGCGGTATCGAGAAATTCGACAGTGTGACGACGGATCCTCACAAGGTTCTGCTGACGCCGTATGTTGTAAGCACGCTGCTCGTGCGAGAACCGCAGAAGATGCAGTTGATAACGACTACTTCGGACTTGATCATGTCGGAAGATTTTGCGTTCGGGCAGATTACACCATTCCTGGGCAGTCGCAGTTGGAACTCTTTGAAATTGTGGTTTATGATGAAGAACTTCGGCAAGAGTGGATTGGCGGAGCTTATTGAGCGTCGATGCGCACTTGCAAAATATCTTCATGGCAAGTTAAAAGAGGACAAAGATTTCATTACTCTGAACGAGCCTGAGATTAACGCTGTTGCCTTTATTTACGATGGCAACGGTGCACTTGGAACGGTGGCAGAGATGAATGCGATTAGCAGGGCTGTACATAAGCGAATATTGCAAGAAGGCAAATATCATCTTCATCAATTCAGTATTCCTGATGATGGAGTTATATGTCCGGGAGCCGTCATTTATCCGCTTAGATTCATGTGCGGTAATCCCTTGACCACAGAATCGGAAATTGACGCAATGGTTGAGTACGTGCGCTTGCTATGTCGACAGGAATCCGAAAAGCAATCTCGCCAGGTGGTGAGCGCCCTGTCGGCAGGATTAGGCAATTCGTTTGCGCCGTTACAAGAGGGCACCCTAAGTGCCAGCGAATACAATCCGCTTATCGCTTCATTGCTGCGGCAAATTGACGCGGCGATTGGGGATAAAACACCTTACTTTGTCTGCGTTTATGGCTCAATGGCATACGGTGCACAACGTCGCAGTTCTGACATTGATGTCTTTGTCGCTGTACCTAAAGTGACAAAAGCACTGACCAATTTGATTGGAAAAACAGTCCGAGCCTTTCATAATGGAAATGGCTTGACGATAGATAACGAAGTGCCTTTTCGAAACAAGCTCTGTGTAAGCTTGGACGATTTGCGCGCAGCCGTTAACCTGTCTGGACTTCAACTTGGCGCCCATGGATCTATAGAGATTCCGCCGGTTAAGAAATCAAAAGAGTTCTTAGGGTCCATTCAAATCAGACATCGTCTGTTGTTTAATGCGTTGACCACACCCCATGTAACTGGTGGCACATTGGCGGCTGAGGGTTTTGTTTTTGCTGCCCAGCAAAACCTTAGCCTTCTGTCTTACGATCTTTGTGCCAGTCGATCGCTTTTGCCCACGTTTGAGAACAGGATGTCGGCCCTTCTCGCTGGCACGGATGGAGCAACAGGTGAAGATTACTTGGGTTATAAAAATTATCCCAAAGTAATCGAAAACATAGCCTCTATCTTGCGAGCACAGGAGCTGCCAATTGATTCCGCCGCCGAATTGCTCAGCTCTCTCAAAATGAGAAGTCTAGGTATGTGA
- a CDS encoding histidine phosphatase family protein, with protein MQHQLILFRHGQTDWNKAGRWQGHADIPLNDLGREQAKLLAGLLADTKIECIVSSDLLRAVETAEAVAERLHISIFRTPHLREFDAGKAEGLTVAEIESKLGFKKLPEMDDDDFSQTLPFVETVAAVHERASSALLQFLWKHKYSQIGVATHSAVIKTLLRSCVNYPGQMPKIGNCCAYRLTISSADNSLIFAGAIDQQ; from the coding sequence ATGCAACATCAATTGATTCTTTTTCGACATGGTCAAACAGACTGGAATAAAGCTGGCAGATGGCAAGGGCATGCTGATATACCTTTGAATGACTTAGGCAGAGAGCAAGCGAAGTTGCTGGCTGGTCTGTTGGCGGACACTAAAATAGAGTGCATTGTTAGCAGCGATCTACTTCGAGCTGTGGAAACAGCAGAGGCAGTTGCTGAAAGGCTACACATATCAATATTTCGCACCCCACATTTACGCGAATTTGATGCCGGGAAGGCAGAAGGGCTAACTGTTGCTGAAATTGAAAGTAAGTTAGGATTCAAAAAGCTGCCTGAGATGGATGATGACGACTTCAGTCAAACCTTACCATTTGTGGAAACGGTTGCTGCAGTTCATGAACGGGCAAGTTCCGCATTGCTTCAATTTCTTTGGAAGCACAAGTACAGTCAAATAGGTGTAGCAACGCATAGCGCTGTCATTAAGACGCTACTGCGCTCCTGTGTCAATTATCCCGGTCAAATGCCTAAAATCGGCAATTGTTGTGCGTATCGTCTAACGATCAGTAGTGCGGATAATTCTCTAATTTTCGCAGGTGCCATCGACCAGCAATAG
- a CDS encoding HAD family hydrolase: MSKLRIVDYDKDKPTVFIDLNETLITSLMWNERQKATKLGLSFPRPGILVEGITHWLRPDAEQFLKELTAKGYQLFILTRGPHPYQAKVIDQLGLSQYFLQVLGRKHYDKRKLQYTTSCIPRPKYFVLIDDADLNNDIELRSITKLQGLGLKLPSNYEYWTAAHKSLADRHFVLCDSWAIEQLRDLDSDPPSLLPYITVIEEKLQNQAHNS, from the coding sequence ATGAGCAAATTGCGAATTGTCGATTACGACAAGGACAAACCAACCGTGTTCATTGATTTGAACGAAACATTGATAACGAGTCTGATGTGGAATGAAAGGCAAAAAGCAACGAAGCTTGGCTTGTCATTTCCTCGTCCTGGAATATTGGTTGAAGGCATAACGCATTGGCTACGTCCTGATGCTGAGCAGTTTCTCAAAGAGTTAACTGCAAAAGGCTATCAACTGTTCATTCTGACGCGAGGTCCGCACCCGTATCAGGCAAAAGTTATTGACCAATTGGGACTCTCGCAGTATTTCCTGCAAGTCCTTGGTCGCAAACACTACGACAAGCGAAAGCTTCAATACACGACTAGCTGCATCCCAAGACCAAAGTATTTCGTCTTAATCGACGATGCTGACTTGAACAATGATATCGAATTGCGCTCCATCACCAAACTCCAGGGGCTCGGACTTAAGTTGCCGAGCAATTACGAGTATTGGACGGCTGCGCACAAATCATTGGCCGATAGGCACTTTGTCTTGTGCGATAGCTGGGCGATTGAGCAGCTGAGAGATCTGGACTCCGATCCACCATCGCTTTTGCCGTATATCACGGTGATTGAGGAGAAGCTTCAGAACCAGGCTCACAACTCATAG